From a region of the Leptidea sinapis chromosome 6, ilLepSina1.1, whole genome shotgun sequence genome:
- the LOC126965030 gene encoding putative serine protease K12H4.7, which translates to MVLLWILFMALYMSPAILAQRRVVEPPIRVDLSSPGDVQPLTTSNVKTDWITMPIDHFDPQNTDTYQMRFMFNDEFFGGPGSPIFILVGGEWDIVEGWLQAGNMFELARENQGYQFYTEHRYYGRSLPYSNFTAENLRFLNVDQALADLAYFINEFKAQPVFQNSKVILYGGSYAANMVLWFKQRYPHLAIGGVASSGPILAKVDFTGYLEVVHEAFLSEGGEQCIATIRQGISDTITAMNTEEGRRNLERSYRLCGPLDYENNYELGYFSGLISWSFSSSVQTARPGTLRTICDDFSTDFYGVTPMEKIGGYIAHSRRLDETGCWDINYQTYIDFYQVAVSNSRAWYYQTCTEYGYYQTAPSTGTVFDRLRWLSVAFYVDMCKQIFDERFDEAFVYTAAERVNRVFGGLEPRVNNTINIHGIIDPWHALGVYDTDLSETSPTHTVPRASHCFDMQRWLPTDTIRMTNAQQAARRLVAMWLNS; encoded by the exons ATG GTTTTATTATGGATACTATTCATGGCATTATATATGTCACCGGCGATTCTGGCTCAAAGGCGCGTGGTAGAGCCTCCAATACGCGTCGACCTGTCCTCGCCAGGGGACGTGCAGCCCCTCACAACTTCCAATGTGAAGACCGACTGGATCACAATGCCTATCGACCATTTTGATCCACAGAATACGGATACTTATCAAATG cgTTTCATGTTCAATGACGAGTTCTTCGGCGGTCCAGGGTCTCCAATCTTCATTCTAGTTGGTGGAGAATGGGACATAGTGGAAGGGTGGCTGCAGGCGGGCAATATGTTCGAGCTGGCACGAGAGAATCAGGGATACCAGTTCTATACTGAACACAGATACTATGGACGCTCACTGCCATATAG TAACTTCACTGCAGAAAATCTCCGCTTCCTCAACGTGGATCAGGCGCTGGCAGACCTTGCGTATTTTATAAACGAGTTTAAGGCACAACCAGTATTTCAAAACAGTAAAGTGATATTGTACGGTGGCTCATACGCTGCCAACATGGTGTTATGGTTCAAGCAAAGGTACCCGCATCTGGCGATAGGAGGAGTGGCATCAAGCGGACCTATACTCGCCAAAGTTGACTTCACGG GGTATTTAGAAGTTGTTCATGAAGCATTTTTATCGGAGGGTGGCGAGCAATGTATAGCCACAATAAGACAAGGAATATCTGACACCATTACAGCTATGAATACGGAGGAAGGAAGGCGAAACTTGGAACGTAGCTATAG GTTATGTGGTCCATTGGATTATGAGAACAATTATGAGTTGGGATACTTCTCTGGATTGATAAGCTGGTCGTTTTCATCGTCGGTGCAGACTGCTAGGCCAGGAACCTTGCGTACTATTTGCGACGATTTCAGTACTGATTTTTATG GCGTAACGCCCATGGAAAAAATTGGTGGATATATTGCTCACAGTCGCAGATTGGATGAGACCGGCTGTTGGGATATCAACTACCAGACTTATATTGATTTCTACCAGGTGGCTGTTTCTAACT CTCGGGCCTGGTACTACCAAACCTGCACCGAATACGGCTACTATCAAACCGCGCCGAGCACCGGGACAGTATTCGATCGGCTGCGATGGCTGAGCGTGGCGTTTTACGTAGATATGTGCAAGCAAATATTTGATGAAAG GTTCGACGAGGCCTTCGTTTACACGGCTGCCGAGCGCGTCAACCGAGTGTTCGGCGGTCTAGAACCGCGGGTGAACAACACGATCAATATCCACGGCATTATCGATCCGTGGCACGCGCTGGGAGTCTACGATACAGATTTGTCCGAGACCTCGCCCACTCATACTGTTCCTAG GGCGTCCCATTGCTTCGACATGCAACGTTGGTTACCTACAGACACCATACGAATGACAAATGCTCAGCAAGCGGCGAGACGATTAGTGGCTATGTGGCTTAACTCATAA